From Erigeron canadensis isolate Cc75 chromosome 8, C_canadensis_v1, whole genome shotgun sequence, one genomic window encodes:
- the LOC122610297 gene encoding ankyrin repeat-containing protein ITN1-like — MKRNSKSKTAEEVFNECYNQLRADAKEWMLENSKNYTVVAVLIATVAFAAAYTVPGGLDPNTGQPVLKKKTLFFYFTVADAVSLSAALTSVIMFLNIIISSYRFKDFEKSLICKMNSGLTMLMISDAMLMVAFAVTLILTIISGREWIDITLYAVSFFPVLVFIFSYFEFQKIQLLSPLWKSKHIIRNILSKFSGPKPAVWYSGVRARTTPPPPPAII, encoded by the coding sequence ATGAAACGTAACTCCAAATCAAAGACTGCCGAGGAAGTCTTTAATGAGTGTTACAATCAACTCCGCGCAGATGCCAAAGAGTGGATGCTTGAGAACTCGAAAAACTACACAGTTGTCGCAGTGTTGATTGCGACTGTTGCCTTTGCTGCTGCGTACACAGTACCAGGGGGTCTAGATCCTAACACGGGTCAACCAGTTCTTAAGAAAAAAACGTTGTTCTTCTATTTTACGGTGGCGGATGCAGTATCGCTCTCTGCAGCTCTGACGTCAGTCATCATGTTTCTCAATATAATTATATCGTCGTATAGGTTTAAGGATTTTGAGAAATCTCTTATTTGTAAGATGAATTCAGGACTTACGATGTTGATGATCTCTGACGCGATGTTGATGGTGGCATTTGCAGTGACACTTATTCTAACGATAATTAGTGGCAGAGAATGGATTGACATCACCTTGTATGCGGTCTCCTTCTTCCCAGTACTTGTTTTCATATTCTCGTATTTTGAGtttcagaagatacaacttttgTCTCCCCTTTGGAAATCCAAACATATCATACGAAACATCCTCTCCAAGTTTAGTGGTCCAAAACCCGCAGTTTGGTATTCTGGAGTACGAGCTAGGACtactcctcctcctcctccagcGATTATTTAA